One segment of Carcharodon carcharias isolate sCarCar2 chromosome 16, sCarCar2.pri, whole genome shotgun sequence DNA contains the following:
- the rps8a gene encoding 40S ribosomal protein S8, which translates to MGISRNNWHKRRKTGGKRKPYHKKRKYELGRPPANTKIGPRRIHTVRVRGGNKKYRALRLDTGNFSWGSECCTRKTRIIDVVYNASNNELVRTKTLVKNCVVLIDSTPFRQWYESHFALPLGRKKGAKLTPEEEEILNKKRSKKIQKKYDDRRKNAKISPLLEEQFQQGKLLGCIASRPGQCGRADGYVLEGKELEFYLRKIRAKKGK; encoded by the exons ATGG GTATTTCCCGGAACAATTGGCACAAGCGTCGCAAGACTGGAGGCAAAAGGAAGCCATATCACAAAAAAAGAAAGTATGAACTTGGGCGTCCTCCTGCAAATACCAAG ATTGGACCGCGCCGTATTCACACAGTGAGAGTCCGTGGTGGAAATAAGAAGTATCGGGCGCTGAGGTTGGACACTGGAAACTTCTCCTGGGGTTCTGAAT GTTGCACGCGAAAAACCAGGatcattgatgtggtgtacaatGCCTCTAACAACGAATTGGTTAGGACAAAGACATTAGTAAAGAACTGTGTTGTTCTAATCGACAGTACTCCCTTCCGCCAGTGGTATGAGTCTCACTTTGCCCTTCCTCTTGGCCGGAAGAAGGGTGCCAAGCTG ACTCCTGAAGAAGAAGAAATTTTGAACAAGAAGAGGTCAAAGAAAATTCAGAAGAAATATGATGATCGTAGAAAGAATGCAAAAATCAGTCCACTGCTAGAAGAACAATTCCAGCAGGGAAAACTGCTTG GTTGCATAGCTTCAAGACCTGGCCAGTGTGGCAGAGCTGATGGCTACGTCCTTGAAGGAAAGGAGCTGGAATTCTACCTGAGGAAGATCAGAGCAAAGAAGGGCAAATAA